One segment of Ziziphus jujuba cultivar Dongzao chromosome 12, ASM3175591v1 DNA contains the following:
- the LOC107405641 gene encoding uncharacterized protein LOC107405641 — MGRNVLVLGLTLLVLFGVVSSASSNAPAKIVTGFLSNAVSVAMKKLWSLKTTTKTAITGRPMMKFESGYTVETVFDGSKLGIEPYTVEVLPSGELLILDSANSNLYRISSSLSLYNRPRLVGGSADGHPGHVDGKLRDARMNHPKGLAVDDKGNIYIADTMNMAIRKISDAGVTTIAGGKWGRGGGHVDGPSEDAKFSDDFDVVYIGSSCSLLVIDRGNQAIREIQLHFDDCAYQYGNGFPLGIAMLLGAGFFGYMIALLQRRVGMIVSTQNDEDSMKTNIPPSAYQKSLKSVRPPLIPSEDEQEKQEEGFFGSLGKLLVNAGASVMEILGAIFPGFKRKPLDYQYQSQQQQKHSNAWPVQESFVIPDEDEPPPSIETRTPTPRKTYAFMSKDAEKMHQLRQSRVFYNDWDGDQQQQQQHKQQQQHHHRYYSPAPYTYYEKSCEKTNETVFGAVQEQDGRREAVIIKPVNYGDPMFDHHNIRSRFNSRGYAHGT, encoded by the exons ATGGGTCGAAATGTGCTCGTATTGGGTCTCACCCTTTTGGTTCTGTTTGGAGTTGTCTCTTCAGCTTCCAGCAATGCACCAGCAA AGATTGTCACTGGGTTTTTGTCAAATGCTGTGTCTGTTGCCATGAAGAAGCTGTGGTCACTCAAAACAACGACCAAAACAG CGATTACTGGCCGTCCGATGATGAAATTTGAGAGTGGATACACTGTGGAGACGGTGTTTGATGGAAGCAAGCTTGGAATTGAGCCTTACACTGTTGAGGTCTTGCCCAGTGGCGAGCTTCTGATTCTGGACTCTGCTAATAGTAACCTATACAGAATCTCTTCCTCCCTGTCTTTAT ACAACAGACCGAGGTTGGTTGGAGGTTCTGCTGATGGACACCCTGGACATGTAGATGGGAAACTCAGAGATGCAAGAATGAATCACCCCAAGGGGCTTGCAGTTGATGACAAAGGAAACATTTATATTGCAGACACAATGAATATGGCAATCAGGAAGATAAGTGATGCTG GGGTTACAACAATTGCTGGAGGGAAATGGGGCCGTGGTGGAGGCCATGTTGATGGACCAAGTGAAGATGCAAAATTTTCTGATGACTTTGATGTGGTTTACATTGGAAGCAGTTGCTCCTTACTTGTCATAGACAGAGGAAATCAAGCTATCAGGGAGATCCAACTTCATTTTGATGACTGTGCATACCAATATGGAAACGGCTTTCCTCTAG GGATTGCAATGCTTCTTGGGGCTGGCTTTTTCGGTTACATGATAGCACTACTGCAGCGTAGAGTGGGTATGATTGTTTCCACTCAGAAT gATGAAGACTCAATGAAGACAAATATTCCACCAAGTGCTTATCAGAAGTCTTTGAAATCAGTCAGGCCACCTCTAATCCCATCAGAAGATGAGCAGGAGAAGCAGGAAGAAGGGTTCTTTGGATCCCTCGGGAAGCTTTTGGTGAATGCTGGGGCATCtgtaatggaaattttgggagcAATCTTTCCTGGATTCAAGAGAAAACCGTTAGACTACCAATATCAAAGCCAACAACAGCAAAAGCATTCAAATGCTTGGCCTGTGCAAGAAAGTTTTGTGATACCAGATGAGGATGAACCTCCTCCTTCCATTGAGACCAGAACCCCAACCCCGAGGAAAACATATGCATTCATGTCCAAGGATGCTGAAAAAATGCACCAATTAAGGCAAAGTCGAGTCTTCTATAATGATTGGGATGGTgatcagcagcagcagcagcagcacaagcagcagcagcagcatcaTCATAGGTATTATTCACCTGCCCCATACACTTACTATGAGAAGAGCTGCGAGAAAACCAACGAGACCGTCTTCGGGGCAGTTCAAGAACAGGATGGAAGGCGTGAGGCTGTGATCATAAAGCCTGTGAATTATGGGGACCCCATGTTTGATCATCACAATATTCGGTCTAGATTCAATTCCAGAGGTTACGCCCATGGTACTtga
- the LOC107405642 gene encoding uncharacterized protein LOC107405642 isoform X1, whose amino-acid sequence MASQFPKLLVFFLFHLFSLHVFANLDLEDGYTVVTVIDGHKLKINPHAVHYRPGSSDLIVLDSSRSAFYSVKFPITQESVIEWFSGAAVEGYSDGESGTAQFRKPKSFDVDLKGNVYVADKYNHVIRKISESGVSTIAGGYTQKTGVQDGPAQNATFSDDFELAFIAERCVLLVSDHGNQMVRQINLKAEDCGGGGGGSSSATQGVSIWSVVVAVILSCLIGIVVGLVSRPYIRFHQGKGVQAYQETWKRCLISLERVAQIPCFAIRSAVVDSYCVWSLLKSLFWLSLSHLCILFSTANYQVPQPQVSTKDSVSLLDSDSYGSGSEITKSDKYANQLKDLMGGFDGSWDMCSQMFEQKAEENPDRDFHGTGKRIDNMIESNIMHLAKENTSVDRSLIASSGLVKRR is encoded by the exons aTGGCTTCCCAATTCCCTAAACTCCtcgtcttcttcctcttccatcTGTTTTCACTTCACG TTTTCGCAAATCTCGACCTTGAAGATGGTTACACGGTGGTTACGGTAATCGACGGCCACAAGCTCAAGATAAACCCTCATGCCGTACACTATCGTCCTGGATCGTCGGATCTGATCGTCCTTGATTCTTCCCGTAGTGCATTTTACAGCGTGAAATTCCCAATTACCCAAG AGAGTGTAATTGAATGGTTCTCTGGAGCCGCCGTGGAGGGTTATTCAGATGGCGAATCGGGTACGGCCCAGTTCAGAAAACCCAAGAGCTTTGATGTTGATCTGAAAGGAAATGTTTATGTTGCTGATAAATACAACCACGTTATAAGAAAGATCAGCGAATCCG GTGTGAGTACTATAGCTGGAGGTTATACCCAGAAGACTGGGGTTCAAGATGGACCAGCACAAAACGCAACGTTTTCAGATGATTTTGAGTTGGCTTTTATTGCTGAGAGATGTGTTTTGCTGGTTTCGGATCATGGTAATCAAATGGTGCGGCAGATCAATCTGAAAGCTGAGgattgtggtggtggtggtgggggtTCTTCTTCCG CAACTCAAGGGGTTTCAATTTGGAGTGTGGTAGTGGCTGTGATACTTTCATGCTTAATTGGGATTGTTGTTGGATTAGTATCGAGGCCCTATATTAGATTTCAT caaggcAAGGGAGTTCAAGCTTACCAAGAGACATGGAAGCGCTGCCTAATCAGTCTGGAGAGAGTAGCTCAGATTCCTTGCTTCGCCATCAGAAGCGCAGTTGTTGATTCTTACTGTGTTTGGTCACTCTTGAAGAGTCTCTTTTGGCTTAGTCTCTCTCatctttgtattttatttagtaCTGCTAATTATCAAGTACCCCAACCCCAAGTTTCAACTAAGGATTCTGTATCTTTGCTTGATTCTGATAGCTATGGTAGTGGTAGTGAGATTACAAAATCAGATAAGTATGCCAATCAACTGAAGGATTTGATGGGTGGTTTCGATGGAAGCTGGGATATGTGTAGCCAGATGTTCGAACAGAAAGCTGAAGAAAATCCAGACAGAGACTTCCATGGGACTGGGAAGAGGATAGACAATATGATAGAGAGTAATATCATGCATCTGGCTAAAGAAAATACTTCAGTAGATAGGTCTTTGATAGCCAGCTCAGGTTTAGTGAAAAGGAGATGA
- the LOC107405642 gene encoding protein SUPPRESSOR OF QUENCHING 1, chloroplastic isoform X2, with translation MASQFPKLLVFFLFHLFSLHVFANLDLEDGYTVVTVIDGHKLKINPHAVHYRPGSSDLIVLDSSRSAFYSVKFPITQESVIEWFSGAAVEGYSDGESGTAQFRKPKSFDVDLKGNVYVADKYNHVIRKISESGVSTIAGGYTQKTGVQDGPAQNATFSDDFELAFIAERCVLLVSDHGNQMVRQINLKAEDCGGGGGGSSSATQGVSIWSVVVAVILSCLIGIVVGLVSRPYIRFHTARQGSSSLPRDMEALPNQSGESSSDSLLRHQKRSC, from the exons aTGGCTTCCCAATTCCCTAAACTCCtcgtcttcttcctcttccatcTGTTTTCACTTCACG TTTTCGCAAATCTCGACCTTGAAGATGGTTACACGGTGGTTACGGTAATCGACGGCCACAAGCTCAAGATAAACCCTCATGCCGTACACTATCGTCCTGGATCGTCGGATCTGATCGTCCTTGATTCTTCCCGTAGTGCATTTTACAGCGTGAAATTCCCAATTACCCAAG AGAGTGTAATTGAATGGTTCTCTGGAGCCGCCGTGGAGGGTTATTCAGATGGCGAATCGGGTACGGCCCAGTTCAGAAAACCCAAGAGCTTTGATGTTGATCTGAAAGGAAATGTTTATGTTGCTGATAAATACAACCACGTTATAAGAAAGATCAGCGAATCCG GTGTGAGTACTATAGCTGGAGGTTATACCCAGAAGACTGGGGTTCAAGATGGACCAGCACAAAACGCAACGTTTTCAGATGATTTTGAGTTGGCTTTTATTGCTGAGAGATGTGTTTTGCTGGTTTCGGATCATGGTAATCAAATGGTGCGGCAGATCAATCTGAAAGCTGAGgattgtggtggtggtggtgggggtTCTTCTTCCG CAACTCAAGGGGTTTCAATTTGGAGTGTGGTAGTGGCTGTGATACTTTCATGCTTAATTGGGATTGTTGTTGGATTAGTATCGAGGCCCTATATTAGATTTCAT acagcaaggcAAGGGAGTTCAAGCTTACCAAGAGACATGGAAGCGCTGCCTAATCAGTCTGGAGAGAGTAGCTCAGATTCCTTGCTTCGCCATCAGAAGCGCAGTTGTTGA